The Capsicum annuum cultivar UCD-10X-F1 chromosome 3, UCD10Xv1.1, whole genome shotgun sequence genomic sequence TGCAGAAGCTAATTGTTGCAAATTATTGTGTGACAATTTAGAAGaactaataagagagaaaattttttcctaaccaaaactcataaacgactacattatggatgctattgttttatgatatgagaagggtcttctatttaaagatgtccaaaatctttcctctttctttcctttaagaaggtagttagccaaatatgaaaaaaaaaaatatttttctttgaaaaaaaaagtaattatggttatttttatgaaaaaaaataaaacttaattttgataagaaaatcaggtaAAAAAACTAACAGATTGGTCCCAAAATTTGGCCCTTTTAGAATTCAATGAAAAACCATGCTTTTGATCAAGGACTTTTAACATATTTGGCCACTCcattaaaaaaatcattcaatagccaaataaacatcaaatatcaactaactatatataatatatgcatACTACAAACCAATACATACAACGTATACATTTATcgattattattttgaaaacaatacTGTGTTAAAATTCCCTTTTGATCAATTCGGCTGAAGTTTTTAAATGGTATGTATGACACTTTCTACAAAGCTCTATACATTTATCTTGATTCATCCTACTTGGTTTGGAGTGTATGAAATTTGTATGATAACTAATTGATTGATTGAAAACAAACATTTAGTACTCAATGTGAAAGAATCCGAGCACTCAAACCAAAATCACTACAAACTATATAGCTATGTTGGGTTTAAAGATGAGGTGTATTGTGAATTGTAAAATGGAGAGAGATAAATTTGGATAGAGAAAGGAAAAATTGTCTGCTTTAAAGAGTTGAGAAGAGGGTCTCCCTCGATGTGCGTCATCAGCGCTGCTCGGCTCGACTTCCAACTCGCTGAACTTCTAGAATTTCTATTGTCAGAAATGCAGATTAGTGTTCCGTTCTATCCTTAGGAGGAATGAATCCAAACGTTGGGCAATTGTGAGGGGATTGAATTCCTTTAAAAAATAGAGTTTTCTATTGGGTTCAAAACTTAATTAATCTAaagtttcttttgtttttgatatataattttgaacACTAAGAATAACAAGTTCGACATCCTCACCCAGTATGTAATGTAACAAGGTAAAAtatgtttcgcctatttgtcaaTATGTTACAGCtcacagaggacatgacccttggtaggaaggtgtgaaggacgcagattagggtagagggttagtgggttGGTGTGCGTCCTTACTAGTAGggaggagtgctttgtttgtCGATTTATTTGTAGTCATAATGTTGTAAATGTGTCTTGTAGTCTCTTATTCGTGGTATTTTGGGgatgtttatgatttgaatagGTAGTTCATAATATTAAtttgtgggtgtcttgtttcttcTATTATCTAGTGGTGTGTTTACcatatttgttgtttgtttttatgttctTGGACTAGTATACTGTTATGTGTCACGAGCTGAGGGTccatcgaaaacagcctctctacttctctacttcatctgagataGTGTTATGGACaacatacactttaccctcctcagactctactttgtgggaatactcTCGGTATGGTGTCAGTAGAAGTGGGCAACACTACATAATATTATTCATGCTAATCTCTAGTCATCATTTCTATGCAGCACAAAGCATTACTTTTCAGCAAACTCTTTATATTCACTTTAAGCTTGTATATGTATACCAATGACCTCAGTAATTACAGCTTCTACTCTTACTTCTGTCGTCCTCGATTAATCCTGAAATGGACTCAACGATGGCCATTATCGACAATATATCATCACATGAAGAAtgtagagagaaaaaatatgttatgTTTACCAGTAGTCACCACAAGAACAAACACCATTTTCAAAATGGTGAAACCTATTCCGATCTCTTACAACAATCCTTCTCTGTGTGATCTTAGATATAAGCTTAGCAACCGAATGGCAGTCATTGCAAACTCTAAGATTTTTTACAACTCTTATTTGGTATATGGTTTGGTTGAGATCAAACCATAGCATATTGCAAGCCTTTCACTATGTATGCTCAAGGCCCATTTTTTCTCATGTTCTTCAATATCTTGTGAGATGGCATCGGTTGCTGGAGCATAGTCTTCCAATTTCAGCATATCATTCAGTTCATTCAGTTTACGGTATATTGCTTCCCTTTCGGGGTGCCTAATGTCTCCTACAAAAAACTCATGAATCTCATTATTCGCTTCAATCGAACTACAACCTGGTTCCTTTTGGACACCTTCTTCTCTCAACTTTGCTCTCACTTCTGCCGCTTCCTTAAATTTACCCAACGAAGCATAGACATTAGACAGAAGAACATACGTTCCAGGATCAGCAGCTCCATACTCTCGTAGAATTTTAGCAATCCTTTCCCCTAGCTCGAAATTTTTATGAATTCTACAAGCACTTAACAACGATCCCCAAATTATATTGTCTGGAGCAATATTCCCTTTTTGTATAAAATCATAAGCCTCCTGGAGACGTCCTACACGACCAAGAAGATCAACCATACATCCATAATGCTCAATTCTCCGTTCAATTCCATATTCAGTTTCCATACTCTCAAAGATGTCAAATCCAACGTCCACTAACCCGCCATGACTGCAAGCGTTCAGAACACCAGAAAAGGTAATACTCGTCGGTGTGATTCCTTCACGTATCATTCTCTGGAACATTTTGATAGCCTTGGCACTCATCCCATTCAACGCATACCCCACGATCATAGAATTATATGTCGTTACATCTCTATCTTTCAAGTCTTCGAAAAGACTAACTGCCTCATCAATATCTCCACACCTCGAATACATATTCACCAAAGCTGAACCAACTATGTGATTAACTTCAATCCTGTACTTCTCCACGTAGGAATGAACCCATTTACCGAGCTCTAATGCACCCATCTGCGCGCAAGCAGATAAAACACAAACAATCGTAACTTCATTAGGCTTTACACCTGCCACCTGCATTTCCCTAAACAACTCCAACGCTAAATTCATCTCACCATTTCTAACCAACCCATCAATCATAGCTGTCCAGCAAACATTATCCTTTGTCGCAACCATCCGAAACTCATCCATCGCCTTACTGACTAATCCATGGTCAAGATAACTCGATGTCATTACCGTAGACGCAACAACATCTCTTtcaggcatttcatcaaacaccttctTCGCATCACTAAACTCCCCGCACTTCCCATAAAGTTCTATTAACTTTAACCTCACAAATCTATCCAAACTCAATCCCATTTTCATCACCTGGCAATGTACTTGCTTACCGCTTTCCAAATCCAATGCACACCCACATGCCTTAAGAACCAAAGGAATTATATAATTATCAGGTAAAACAAGATCCTTAATCATTTGAAAATAAATTCCAATTCCATCAGAGTAGGCTCCTGAAGACACAAGCACTTCAATAAAAGCAGTGTAGAGATACACATTCGGGTCACGGATTCGCCGGAAAATCTTGGAAGCATATCCAACGGAGCAGCATCTAGAACAAATGCGAAGAAGCTCGAAAATGGTAAAAGGGTCATTGAGGTTGTCGTTCTTGATGATTTGAGCATGAATTGGAGTTGCTTGTTGAATGTTTTTGCATTTCTGTAATTTGAAGAGGATCTGCTTTCTGTCTTGGACACTGGCGGGAATTGAGTTTGAACATGGCGGAGGAATAGGTGGCGACGCCGCGGAGACGGCGGCGCCTAGCATGAAGGAAATTATCCGAAATGATAGAGCTGGTGTGAGGGAAAGCAACTATTTTTACTGCAAAAGAACTTGAGCTACAGGATACAAAGAGCATGTACCATTTGACTTAAATAGTGGtgacaaaaaattcttcaaattaaaaatgataacAGCTTTCATCAGATAACGTCGAAGTTTCAAGTAAATTGTGCTTAAATTAATTAGtgtataaagtaaaaaaaaaaaaataattaattttttaaaagcttccaactttaaattttaaattttaaagtttttccctttatctttcaatctttttctttttcgtctttttcttcttatttttttcccgatttttctcttcttccatctgctctttattgttttctttctcttttcatttcgttcttctttttttaatttttgtagattatttttataaaaaaaaataaaaaaatttgaaaagaaattttttgatttcttttaaaaatcaatgaaaaaataatttaacaaatttagaaactaAGAGAGTTGCTTCAGCAACAGTTGGTTCAGCAACAGTGAGAGTTGCTTCAACAACTATGAGAGTTGCTTGAGCAACTACGGTAATTGTTGCAACtactactattagttgttgtgttacaaCAATTATCGAAGTTGTTGCAGTAACTGTCGAAATTGTTGCAAGCAACTGTCGAGTTGCGGCAGCAACTATCAAAGTTATAGagatctttgtgtaaatatgggGTAGAGATCTttgtataaataataaaacttgagggttttaaaattagtgtcattaacactaatcttaaaattgtcacctctactcaatatttaagacttgtgtcactctttttaaattttaaatcttttttgtcatccttaattaatttatCCGTTAAACTTCGTATTTATCAAATAACGACACATAAAATAAACAAGGAaagtactatttttttttatatcatattCTATTGTAATGTGTTCTACTGTTTAGTGAGTGTAGttggaaaaaaattataagcGGATTAAGACCATTTATACGTGttagatttttctttaaattaaattaataattagtaTAAGTTTTTATTAGAGGGGTTTTATGAAgatgatttttaaattaaagggtatatttttcaataaaaagatGTAtccttttatatttaaattttagctATTTGATTTAAATTCTAACTTTCTCCTATTTCTAACGTATCATTCTTACGGAAAACTTTTACAGAGTTTTTTCTTCTCATAAAAAGAATCAAGATTGATTTCTTGCTCTTCAGAAGAATTTCTTCACTATTTGCTTAGTGAAGAACTCCACAACCTTGTCAAATCCACTAAAACTAGTTGTATATAATCCCTAGCATACTCGCAGATGAGAATGAGCAAATATCGTTTTTATGAAAGTGTTTTATGTGTgtttcaaatatttaattttatgttcGTTGTTTATAGTATCAAACCTTAAACTTTGTGTTCCTCTTTGTATATTTCGCACGT encodes the following:
- the LOC107862695 gene encoding LOW QUALITY PROTEIN: putative pentatricopeptide repeat-containing protein At5g59200, chloroplastic (The sequence of the model RefSeq protein was modified relative to this genomic sequence to represent the inferred CDS: inserted 1 base in 1 codon), encoding MLGAAVSAASPPIPPPCSNSIPASVQDRKQILFKLQKCKNIQQATPIHAQIIKNDNLNDPFTIFELLRICSRCCSVGYASKIFRRIRDPNVYLYTAFIEVLVSSGAYSDGIGIYFQMIKDLVLPDNYIIPLVLKACGCALDLESGKQVHCQVMKMGLSLDRFVRLKLIELYGKCGEFSDAKKVFDEMPERDVVASTVMTSSYLDHGLVSKAMDEFRMVATKDNVCWTAMIDGLVRNGEMNLALELFREMQVAGVKPNEVTIVCVLSACAQMGALELGKWVHSYVEKYRIEVNHIVGSALVNMYSRCGDIDEAVSLFEDLKDRDVTTYNSMIVGYALNGMSAKAIKMFQRMIREGITPTSITFSGVLNACSHGGLVDVGFDIFESMETEYGIERRIEHYGCMVDLLGRVGRLQEAYDFIQKGNIAPDNIIWGSLLSACRIHKNFELGERIAKILREYGAADPGTYVLLSNVYASLGKFKEAAEVRAKLREEGVQKEPGCSSIEANNEIHEFFVGDIRHPEREAIYRKLNELNDMLKLEDYAPATDAISQDIEEHEKKWALSIHSERLAICYGLISTKPYTXIRVVKNLRVCNDCHSVAKLISKITQRRIVVRDRNRFHHFENGVCSCGDYW